In Salmo trutta unplaced genomic scaffold, fSalTru1.1, whole genome shotgun sequence, a single window of DNA contains:
- the LOC115182092 gene encoding nectin-4 isoform X1 → MSPALYNSLFILLISLPNGLSQLVRTQQVVTATLGEDAVLTCELMTPKDVRQVTWQKETTGANENVATYSKRGPNVNLRFKGKVEFEDEGLQNCSIVIRGVSRGDKSCYKCLFNTFPDGPISGRTCLLVNELYGPSLLITQTNNSHTTLSCSATGRPAPIVTWDDMMIEHSTMVDVTHPNGTVTMTTTVTVVVSSLTNKEVRCVASMFFSDVTKNASMVIPASITGQSQVSDDRISGAVVGAVMGPVLGSVCLIAVFCVIWLQKRRKDTSSRKPPVPDPEISRTPLKTPPTSKHVTPSSTPSQISPNSSTTKRRMTKNSSPSQMIPSLSSSEKRRIQPAQEAVKKNLFNDY, encoded by the exons ATGTCTCCTGCACTCTACAACTCTCTGTTTATTCTGCTCATATCCCTCCCTAATG GGCTCTCTCAGTTGGTGAGAACACAGCAGGTTGTCACAGCAACCCTGGGAGAAGATGCAGTCTTAACCTGTGAGCTCATGACACCCAAAGACGTGCGGCAAGTAACCTGGCAAAAAGAGACAACTGGGGCGAATGAAAATGTGGCCACTTACAGCAAACGAGGTCCCAATGTCAACCTACGTTTTAAGGGAAAAGTGGAGTTTGAAGATGAGGGACTGCAGAACTGCTCTATTGTCATCAGAGGAGTGTCGAGAGGAGACAAGTCCTGCTACAAGTGTCTGTTTAACACCTTTCCAGATGGACCTATCAGTGGAAGGACCTGCCTTCTTGTAAATG AGCTGTATGGACCCTCACTCCTCATCACACAAACCAACAACAGTCACACCACTCTGTCCTGTTCTGCTACTGGACGACCTGCTCCTATAGTGACCTGGGATGACATGATGATAGAACATTCCACCATGGTTGATGTTACCCATCCCAATGGAACTGTCACTATGACAACTACTGTAACAGTGGTAGTGTCCAGTCTAACTAACAAAGAAGTTAGGTGTGTTGCTTCTATGTTCTTCAGTGATGTCACCAAGAATGCTTCCATGGTGATTCCAGCTTCAATTACTG GTCAATCTCAGGTCTCTGATGACAGGATCAGTG GTGCAGTGGTTGGTGCAGTGATGGGTCCAGTGCTGGGTTCAGTGTGTCTCATTGCTGTATTCTGTGTAATATGGCTGCAAAAGAGGAGAAAAGATACCTCTTCCAG AAAACCCCCAGTTCCTGACCCTGAAATCAGCAGAACTCCCTTAAAGACACCACCAACATCCAAACA TGTCACACCATCCTCCACTCCATCACAAAT CTCACCAAACAGCTCAACAACCAAGCGTAGGATGACAAAGAA CTCCAGTCCGTCACAAAT GATACCATCCCTCAGCTCGTCTGAGAAGCGCAGGATACAACCAGCTCAGGAGGCTGTAAAGAA GAACCTTTTCAATGACTACTGA
- the LOC115182092 gene encoding OX-2 membrane glycoprotein isoform X3 yields MSPALYNSLFILLISLPNGLSQLVRTQQVVTATLGEDAVLTCELMTPKDVRQVTWQKETTGANENVATYSKRGPNVNLRFKGKVEFEDEGLQNCSIVIRGVSRGDKSCYKCLFNTFPDGPISGRTCLLVNELYGPSLLITQTNNSHTTLSCSATGRPAPIVTWDDMMIEHSTMVDVTHPNGTVTMTTTVTVVVSSLTNKEVRCVASMFFSDVTKNASMVIPASITGAVMGPVLGSVCLIAVFCVIWLQKRRKDTSSRKPPVPDPEISRTPLKTPPTSKHVTPSSTPSQISPNSSTTKRRMTKNSSPSQMIPSLSSSEKRRIQPAQEAVKKNLFNDY; encoded by the exons ATGTCTCCTGCACTCTACAACTCTCTGTTTATTCTGCTCATATCCCTCCCTAATG GGCTCTCTCAGTTGGTGAGAACACAGCAGGTTGTCACAGCAACCCTGGGAGAAGATGCAGTCTTAACCTGTGAGCTCATGACACCCAAAGACGTGCGGCAAGTAACCTGGCAAAAAGAGACAACTGGGGCGAATGAAAATGTGGCCACTTACAGCAAACGAGGTCCCAATGTCAACCTACGTTTTAAGGGAAAAGTGGAGTTTGAAGATGAGGGACTGCAGAACTGCTCTATTGTCATCAGAGGAGTGTCGAGAGGAGACAAGTCCTGCTACAAGTGTCTGTTTAACACCTTTCCAGATGGACCTATCAGTGGAAGGACCTGCCTTCTTGTAAATG AGCTGTATGGACCCTCACTCCTCATCACACAAACCAACAACAGTCACACCACTCTGTCCTGTTCTGCTACTGGACGACCTGCTCCTATAGTGACCTGGGATGACATGATGATAGAACATTCCACCATGGTTGATGTTACCCATCCCAATGGAACTGTCACTATGACAACTACTGTAACAGTGGTAGTGTCCAGTCTAACTAACAAAGAAGTTAGGTGTGTTGCTTCTATGTTCTTCAGTGATGTCACCAAGAATGCTTCCATGGTGATTCCAGCTTCAATTACTG GTGCAGTGATGGGTCCAGTGCTGGGTTCAGTGTGTCTCATTGCTGTATTCTGTGTAATATGGCTGCAAAAGAGGAGAAAAGATACCTCTTCCAG AAAACCCCCAGTTCCTGACCCTGAAATCAGCAGAACTCCCTTAAAGACACCACCAACATCCAAACA TGTCACACCATCCTCCACTCCATCACAAAT CTCACCAAACAGCTCAACAACCAAGCGTAGGATGACAAAGAA CTCCAGTCCGTCACAAAT GATACCATCCCTCAGCTCGTCTGAGAAGCGCAGGATACAACCAGCTCAGGAGGCTGTAAAGAA GAACCTTTTCAATGACTACTGA
- the LOC115182092 gene encoding OX-2 membrane glycoprotein isoform X2, with amino-acid sequence MSPALYNSLFILLISLPNGLSQLVRTQQVVTATLGEDAVLTCELMTPKDVRQVTWQKETTGANENVATYSKRGPNVNLRFKGKVEFEDEGLQNCSIVIRGVSRGDKSCYKCLFNTFPDGPISGRTCLLVNELYGPSLLITQTNNSHTTLSCSATGRPAPIVTWDDMMIEHSTMVDVTHPNGTVTMTTTVTVVVSSLTNKEVRCVASMFFSDVTKNASMVIPASITGQSQVSDDRISGAVMGPVLGSVCLIAVFCVIWLQKRRKDTSSRKPPVPDPEISRTPLKTPPTSKHVTPSSTPSQISPNSSTTKRRMTKNSSPSQMIPSLSSSEKRRIQPAQEAVKKNLFNDY; translated from the exons ATGTCTCCTGCACTCTACAACTCTCTGTTTATTCTGCTCATATCCCTCCCTAATG GGCTCTCTCAGTTGGTGAGAACACAGCAGGTTGTCACAGCAACCCTGGGAGAAGATGCAGTCTTAACCTGTGAGCTCATGACACCCAAAGACGTGCGGCAAGTAACCTGGCAAAAAGAGACAACTGGGGCGAATGAAAATGTGGCCACTTACAGCAAACGAGGTCCCAATGTCAACCTACGTTTTAAGGGAAAAGTGGAGTTTGAAGATGAGGGACTGCAGAACTGCTCTATTGTCATCAGAGGAGTGTCGAGAGGAGACAAGTCCTGCTACAAGTGTCTGTTTAACACCTTTCCAGATGGACCTATCAGTGGAAGGACCTGCCTTCTTGTAAATG AGCTGTATGGACCCTCACTCCTCATCACACAAACCAACAACAGTCACACCACTCTGTCCTGTTCTGCTACTGGACGACCTGCTCCTATAGTGACCTGGGATGACATGATGATAGAACATTCCACCATGGTTGATGTTACCCATCCCAATGGAACTGTCACTATGACAACTACTGTAACAGTGGTAGTGTCCAGTCTAACTAACAAAGAAGTTAGGTGTGTTGCTTCTATGTTCTTCAGTGATGTCACCAAGAATGCTTCCATGGTGATTCCAGCTTCAATTACTG GTCAATCTCAGGTCTCTGATGACAGGATCAGTG GTGCAGTGATGGGTCCAGTGCTGGGTTCAGTGTGTCTCATTGCTGTATTCTGTGTAATATGGCTGCAAAAGAGGAGAAAAGATACCTCTTCCAG AAAACCCCCAGTTCCTGACCCTGAAATCAGCAGAACTCCCTTAAAGACACCACCAACATCCAAACA TGTCACACCATCCTCCACTCCATCACAAAT CTCACCAAACAGCTCAACAACCAAGCGTAGGATGACAAAGAA CTCCAGTCCGTCACAAAT GATACCATCCCTCAGCTCGTCTGAGAAGCGCAGGATACAACCAGCTCAGGAGGCTGTAAAGAA GAACCTTTTCAATGACTACTGA
- the LOC115182093 gene encoding uncharacterized protein LOC115182093 isoform X2, which produces MCGSVSRLALLLVLWGLFTAVDVTQEKTLETGGADATLLCPNQTLTDIMTVVCHKYRVIREGHECQIALEFETNHTNSTCDPRVTLQRENDRVFLHITNIQPSDEGNYTCYCTYYKGSSDINIHISVNGTQVQQATDNSLFYWGMITGVAACVSVLVFGGVIMRKINLRRTQLQVSGTVNEEEPQDIGPYNMFTRRDNGLYSTLQLPHPNP; this is translated from the exons ATGTGTGGAAGTGTATCCAGACTTGCTCTGCTTCTGGTGCTGTGGGGTCTATTCACAGCTGTTGACG TGACTCAAGAGAAAACATTGGAGACCGGAGGAGCAGACGCCACTCTTCTCTGCCCAAACCAAACTCTCACTGACATCATGACAGTAGTATGTCACAAATATAGAGTTATACGTGAGGGTCATGAGTGTCAAATTGCACTAGAATTTGAGACAAATCATACCAACAGCACTTGTGACCCCAGAGTCACActacagagagagaatgacagagtgtTTCTACACATCACCAACATACAACCATCTGATGAAGGGAACTACACCTGTTATTGTACATATTATAAAGGCAGTTCTGATATAAACATACATATTTCTGTCAATG GAACCCAAGTGCAACAGGCCACAGACAACAGTCTCTTCTATTGGGGGATGATAACAGGCGTTGCAGCATGTGTATCTGTCCTGGTGTTTGGTGGCGTAATCATGAGGAAAATTAATCTCAG GAGAACACagctacaagtgtctggaaccgTCAACGAG GAGGAGCCACAGGACATTGGGCCCTACAACATGTTCACAAGGAGAGACAATGGGCTTTACTCAACTCTCCAGCTGCCACATCCTAACCCCTGA
- the LOC115182092 gene encoding uncharacterized protein LOC115182092 isoform X4, translated as MTPKDVRQVTWQKETTGANENVATYSKRGPNVNLRFKGKVEFEDEGLQNCSIVIRGVSRGDKSCYKCLFNTFPDGPISGRTCLLVNELYGPSLLITQTNNSHTTLSCSATGRPAPIVTWDDMMIEHSTMVDVTHPNGTVTMTTTVTVVVSSLTNKEVRCVASMFFSDVTKNASMVIPASITGQSQVSDDRISGAVVGAVMGPVLGSVCLIAVFCVIWLQKRRKDTSSRKPPVPDPEISRTPLKTPPTSKHVTPSSTPSQISPNSSTTKRRMTKNSSPSQMIPSLSSSEKRRIQPAQEAVKKNLFNDY; from the exons ATGACACCCAAAGACGTGCGGCAAGTAACCTGGCAAAAAGAGACAACTGGGGCGAATGAAAATGTGGCCACTTACAGCAAACGAGGTCCCAATGTCAACCTACGTTTTAAGGGAAAAGTGGAGTTTGAAGATGAGGGACTGCAGAACTGCTCTATTGTCATCAGAGGAGTGTCGAGAGGAGACAAGTCCTGCTACAAGTGTCTGTTTAACACCTTTCCAGATGGACCTATCAGTGGAAGGACCTGCCTTCTTGTAAATG AGCTGTATGGACCCTCACTCCTCATCACACAAACCAACAACAGTCACACCACTCTGTCCTGTTCTGCTACTGGACGACCTGCTCCTATAGTGACCTGGGATGACATGATGATAGAACATTCCACCATGGTTGATGTTACCCATCCCAATGGAACTGTCACTATGACAACTACTGTAACAGTGGTAGTGTCCAGTCTAACTAACAAAGAAGTTAGGTGTGTTGCTTCTATGTTCTTCAGTGATGTCACCAAGAATGCTTCCATGGTGATTCCAGCTTCAATTACTG GTCAATCTCAGGTCTCTGATGACAGGATCAGTG GTGCAGTGGTTGGTGCAGTGATGGGTCCAGTGCTGGGTTCAGTGTGTCTCATTGCTGTATTCTGTGTAATATGGCTGCAAAAGAGGAGAAAAGATACCTCTTCCAG AAAACCCCCAGTTCCTGACCCTGAAATCAGCAGAACTCCCTTAAAGACACCACCAACATCCAAACA TGTCACACCATCCTCCACTCCATCACAAAT CTCACCAAACAGCTCAACAACCAAGCGTAGGATGACAAAGAA CTCCAGTCCGTCACAAAT GATACCATCCCTCAGCTCGTCTGAGAAGCGCAGGATACAACCAGCTCAGGAGGCTGTAAAGAA GAACCTTTTCAATGACTACTGA
- the LOC115182093 gene encoding uncharacterized protein LOC115182093 isoform X1, with the protein MCGSVSRLALLLVLWGLFTAVDVTQEKTLETGGADATLLCPNQTLTDIMTVVCHKYRVIREGHECQIALEFETNHTNSTCDPRVTLQRENDRVFLHITNIQPSDEGNYTCYCTYYKGSSDINIHISVNGTQVQQATDNSLFYWGMITGVAACVSVLVFGGVIMRKINLRRTQLQVSGTVNEVPQHCLPEEPQDIGPYNMFTRRDNGLYSTLQLPHPNP; encoded by the exons ATGTGTGGAAGTGTATCCAGACTTGCTCTGCTTCTGGTGCTGTGGGGTCTATTCACAGCTGTTGACG TGACTCAAGAGAAAACATTGGAGACCGGAGGAGCAGACGCCACTCTTCTCTGCCCAAACCAAACTCTCACTGACATCATGACAGTAGTATGTCACAAATATAGAGTTATACGTGAGGGTCATGAGTGTCAAATTGCACTAGAATTTGAGACAAATCATACCAACAGCACTTGTGACCCCAGAGTCACActacagagagagaatgacagagtgtTTCTACACATCACCAACATACAACCATCTGATGAAGGGAACTACACCTGTTATTGTACATATTATAAAGGCAGTTCTGATATAAACATACATATTTCTGTCAATG GAACCCAAGTGCAACAGGCCACAGACAACAGTCTCTTCTATTGGGGGATGATAACAGGCGTTGCAGCATGTGTATCTGTCCTGGTGTTTGGTGGCGTAATCATGAGGAAAATTAATCTCAG GAGAACACagctacaagtgtctggaaccgTCAACGAGGTGCCACAACACTGCTTGCCT GAGGAGCCACAGGACATTGGGCCCTACAACATGTTCACAAGGAGAGACAATGGGCTTTACTCAACTCTCCAGCTGCCACATCCTAACCCCTGA